A DNA window from Abyssisolibacter fermentans contains the following coding sequences:
- the rplV gene encoding 50S ribosomal protein L22: protein MEAKAIAKHVRISPRKVQLAADLVRGKSVMEAVAILKYMPNKGAAVLGKVVKSALANAENNFDLDRDNLYVAEAYANQGPTLKRFRPRAQGRAFQIRKRTSHVGVVLKERE, encoded by the coding sequence GTGGAAGCTAAAGCTATTGCAAAACATGTCCGTATTTCACCTAGAAAAGTGCAATTAGCTGCTGATTTAGTAAGAGGTAAGAGTGTTATGGAAGCTGTTGCTATACTTAAATACATGCCAAATAAAGGAGCTGCTGTTTTAGGTAAAGTAGTTAAATCAGCACTAGCAAATGCAGAAAACAACTTTGATTTAGATAGAGACAATTTATATGTTGCTGAGGCATATGCGAATCAAGGACCAACCCTAAAAAGATTTAGACCAAGAGCACAAGGTAGAGCTTTTCAAATTAGAAAGAGAACTAGTCATGTTGGCGTTGTGCTTAAAGAAAGAGAGTAG
- the rpsS gene encoding 30S ribosomal protein S19 encodes MSRSVKKGPFCDDHLLKKVEQLNEVNEKKVIKTWSRRSTIFPQMIGHTLAVHDGRKHVPVYITEDMVGHKLGEFAPTRTYRGHVGKNEKSSSVK; translated from the coding sequence ATGAGTAGATCAGTAAAAAAAGGTCCATTTTGTGATGATCATTTGTTAAAGAAAGTAGAACAATTAAATGAAGTAAACGAAAAAAAGGTAATAAAAACATGGTCACGTAGATCAACTATTTTTCCACAAATGATAGGTCATACATTAGCTGTTCATGACGGAAGAAAGCACGTGCCTGTATATATAACTGAAGACATGGTAGGACATAAGTTGGGAGAATTTGCACCAACTAGAACATATCGAGGCCATGTAGGAAAAAATGAAAAATCAAGTTCTGTAAAATAA
- the rplB gene encoding 50S ribosomal protein L2, whose amino-acid sequence MGIKKFKPTSPAVRHMTVSTFEEITKKEPEKSLLTKLKKNAGRNVRGKITVRHKGGGAKRKYRIIDFKRNKDDIPGTVVAIEYDPNRSANIALINYADGEKRYIIAPNKLEVGTVIMSGVNADIKVGNALPLKNIPVGTTIHNIEMKVGKGGQLVRSAGNQAQLMAKEGDYAQVRLPSGEVRMIRIECRATIGQVGNTDHENITIGKAGRKRHMGIRPTVRGSVMNPNDHPHGGGEGRAPVGRPSPVTPWGKPALGYKTRKKNKKSDKFIIKSRKKK is encoded by the coding sequence GTGGGTATCAAAAAGTTCAAGCCTACTTCGCCAGCTGTTAGGCATATGACTGTTTCTACTTTTGAAGAAATAACAAAAAAAGAGCCAGAAAAGTCGTTACTTACAAAGTTAAAGAAAAACGCTGGGAGAAATGTACGTGGTAAAATAACAGTTCGTCATAAAGGCGGAGGAGCAAAAAGAAAATATAGAATCATTGATTTCAAGAGAAACAAAGACGATATACCTGGCACAGTGGTTGCGATAGAATATGATCCTAATAGATCAGCAAACATAGCACTTATAAACTATGCTGATGGTGAAAAAAGATATATTATAGCTCCAAACAAATTAGAGGTTGGAACTGTAATTATGTCAGGAGTAAATGCTGATATAAAAGTAGGTAATGCATTACCACTTAAAAACATACCAGTAGGTACTACTATTCACAACATTGAAATGAAGGTTGGTAAAGGTGGTCAACTTGTTAGATCAGCAGGAAATCAAGCTCAACTTATGGCTAAAGAAGGTGACTATGCTCAAGTAAGACTTCCATCAGGAGAAGTTAGAATGATTAGAATTGAGTGTAGAGCTACTATTGGTCAAGTTGGAAATACTGATCATGAGAATATCACAATAGGTAAAGCTGGAAGAAAGAGACATATGGGAATTAGACCAACGGTTAGAGGTAGTGTAATGAACCCTAATGACCATCCACATGGTGGTGGAGAAGGTAGAGCTCCTGTAGGTAGACCAAGTCCTGTTACTCCTTGGGGTAAACCGGCATTAGGATACAAAACTCGTAAGAAAAATAAGAAATCAGATAAATTTATAATTAAGAGTAGAAAGAAAAAATAG
- the rplW gene encoding 50S ribosomal protein L23: MKSPYDIIRKPIVSEQSMDEMADRKYTFVVDKRANKSEIKKAIEQIFDVSVEKVNTMNMNGKLKRMGRNIGRRPSWKKAIIKLTDDSKTIEFFEGM; this comes from the coding sequence ATGAAAAGCCCTTATGACATTATAAGAAAGCCAATAGTATCAGAGCAAAGTATGGATGAAATGGCAGATAGAAAGTACACCTTTGTTGTTGACAAGAGAGCGAATAAGTCTGAAATCAAAAAGGCGATAGAACAAATTTTTGATGTAAGTGTTGAAAAAGTAAATACTATGAATATGAATGGTAAGCTTAAAAGAATGGGTAGAAATATTGGTAGAAGACCAAGTTGGAAAAAAGCTATTATTAAATTAACAGATGATAGCAAAACTATCGAATTCTTTGAAGGAATGTAG
- the rplD gene encoding 50S ribosomal protein L4, which translates to MPKVALYNISGQQIGDIELNDNVFGIEVNQHVLYEAVKNQLANKRQGTQSAKTRAEVRGGGRKPWRQKGTGRARAGSIRQPNWVGGGVVFAPKPRDYSYSIPKKVKRLAMKSALSSKVQENEIVVLDELKMEQPKTKDMVNILKNFDVKRKALIVMQEKDENILKSVNNIPGVETALVNTLNVYDILKYDMFIITKDAARKVEEVYA; encoded by the coding sequence ATGCCAAAAGTAGCTTTATATAATATTTCAGGCCAACAAATAGGTGATATAGAATTGAATGATAATGTGTTTGGTATAGAAGTGAACCAACATGTTTTATATGAAGCTGTTAAAAACCAGCTTGCTAATAAGAGACAAGGAACTCAATCAGCAAAAACAAGAGCAGAAGTACGTGGTGGAGGAAGAAAGCCATGGAGACAAAAAGGTACTGGTAGAGCTCGTGCTGGTAGTATAAGACAGCCAAACTGGGTAGGAGGAGGAGTTGTATTTGCTCCTAAACCAAGGGATTATTCTTATAGTATTCCTAAAAAAGTAAAAAGATTAGCTATGAAGTCTGCTTTAAGTTCAAAGGTTCAAGAAAATGAAATAGTAGTATTAGACGAATTGAAAATGGAGCAGCCTAAAACTAAAGATATGGTTAATATCTTAAAGAATTTTGACGTAAAGAGAAAAGCACTTATAGTAATGCAGGAAAAAGATGAAAATATTTTAAAATCAGTAAACAATATTCCAGGTGTAGAAACTGCATTAGTTAATACATTGAATGTTTATGATATCTTAAAATATGACATGTTTATTATTACTAAAGATGCAGCAAGAAAAGTTGAGGAGGTGTATGCATAA
- the rplC gene encoding 50S ribosomal protein L3: protein MKGILGKKIGMTQIFDEHGVVTPVTVVEAGPLTVYQKKTNEIDGYTAIQVGFGSIKEKKVNKPLKGHFEKVDKEYRKYLREFRVDNIDDYEVGQILKADIFAAGDKIDVIGTSKGKGTQGTIKRYNHSRGPETHGSKYHRAAGSLGASAHPSRVFKGMKMAGHMGNERVTVQNLEVVKVDVEKNLLLIKGAVPGPKGGFLVLKESVKVSK, encoded by the coding sequence ATGAAAGGAATTTTAGGTAAAAAAATAGGAATGACTCAAATATTTGACGAACATGGAGTTGTTACTCCGGTTACAGTAGTTGAAGCAGGACCACTTACTGTATATCAAAAGAAAACTAACGAGATAGATGGTTATACAGCTATACAAGTTGGATTTGGGAGTATAAAAGAGAAAAAAGTTAACAAACCACTTAAAGGACATTTTGAAAAAGTTGACAAAGAATACAGAAAGTATTTGAGAGAATTTAGAGTTGATAATATAGATGACTACGAGGTTGGACAAATATTGAAAGCTGATATTTTTGCAGCTGGAGATAAAATTGATGTTATTGGAACATCTAAAGGTAAGGGTACACAAGGTACAATCAAGAGATATAATCACTCAAGAGGTCCTGAGACTCATGGTTCTAAATATCATAGAGCTGCTGGATCATTAGGTGCATCTGCACATCCTTCAAGAGTTTTTAAAGGCATGAAAATGGCTGGACATATGGGTAATGAAAGAGTAACAGTCCAAAACTTAGAGGTAGTAAAGGTAGATGTAGAGAAAAATCTATTATTAATAAAAGGTGCCGTACCAGGACCTAAAGGTGGATTTTTAGTACTAAAAGAAAGTGTGAAGGTTTCAAAATAA